Proteins from a genomic interval of Stenotrophomonas maltophilia:
- a CDS encoding c-type cytochrome, with product MKMILATAVALGGMSVATAAWCKDDPAAGAKLYTANCVACHGADRAGMPGAFPALTDIGKRMPPAQIKEKISKGGGLMPPFSQLSQQEINDIASYLAK from the coding sequence ATGAAAATGATACTGGCAACGGCGGTGGCCCTGGGCGGCATGAGCGTTGCGACAGCTGCCTGGTGCAAGGACGACCCGGCTGCCGGTGCAAAGCTCTACACCGCGAACTGCGTGGCCTGCCACGGCGCCGACCGCGCAGGCATGCCGGGCGCGTTCCCGGCGCTCACCGACATCGGCAAGCGCATGCCACCCGCGCAGATCAAGGAAAAGATCAGCAAGGGCGGCGGATTGATGCCGCCCTTTTCCCAGCTGTCACAGCAGGAGATCAATGACATCGCCAGCTACCTGGCGAAGTGA
- a CDS encoding GGDEF domain-containing protein, whose product MAGKASPIGLRTWVWILTGLFVVCTLPLMAIALVQGTLRYTGAEDNLSSLRQLRQSFELANLVSAERGPANSLLGADPADAVEQARLAAQLAAARKRVDTAVLKLETALKDDPGVVDEHGLLADAQRRLQSARAAVDRVVAQPHDARRVEEVERAISGMFAVVDRLHLLTSAQTNVLVSADREAAIPAMQGQVLIDLREYGGRLASNVMAPVAIPGAWREEQVRAALQTQGRLLELWRLAGSHESVFRSDPELSWHWDMARRQFFGESLPMIEQLIEDGRRGLPPPWTAAEFTTRYVPTLQSLEALRDGYLSVSIARFERTRNREATRLVVLVATVLGTLLVLGVALRIAHRQILRPLLQAQKQVIQIASEAPGPEQHVTHPLAEMQRLFDAIEVLREKSRERSALTSELRQLAGTDELTGLLNRRALEERVQQRHAEGGAGAVVILLDVDRFKAINDGHGHDAGDEVLVQVAQLLQRHLRRSDSIARYGGEEFLVLLADGDLAGGRQLAESLRLALQQMDIALAGGTVLRVTASFGVAEGGTDALGWRTLLRAADAAMYRAKAQGRDRVRVAGGGRGAR is encoded by the coding sequence ATGGCCGGCAAGGCGTCGCCCATCGGGTTGCGGACCTGGGTCTGGATCCTGACCGGGCTGTTCGTGGTCTGCACCTTGCCCTTGATGGCCATCGCTCTGGTACAGGGCACGCTGCGCTACACCGGCGCCGAAGACAACCTTTCCAGCCTGCGCCAGCTGCGGCAGTCCTTCGAGCTGGCCAACCTGGTTTCGGCCGAGCGCGGCCCGGCCAACAGCCTGCTGGGGGCTGACCCGGCCGACGCCGTCGAACAGGCACGGCTGGCCGCGCAGCTGGCGGCCGCGCGCAAGCGGGTCGACACCGCCGTGCTGAAGCTGGAGACCGCACTCAAGGACGACCCGGGCGTGGTGGATGAGCATGGCCTGCTGGCCGACGCGCAACGTCGCCTGCAGTCGGCGCGCGCTGCGGTCGACCGGGTCGTGGCGCAGCCCCATGACGCACGCCGGGTGGAGGAGGTGGAGCGTGCGATCAGCGGCATGTTCGCCGTGGTTGATCGCCTGCACCTGCTGACTTCGGCACAGACCAACGTGCTGGTCAGCGCCGATCGAGAAGCGGCGATTCCGGCGATGCAGGGCCAGGTGCTGATCGATCTTCGCGAATATGGTGGCCGCCTGGCCTCGAACGTGATGGCGCCGGTGGCGATACCAGGGGCATGGCGTGAGGAGCAGGTACGCGCGGCGCTGCAGACCCAGGGCCGCCTGCTGGAGCTGTGGCGGTTGGCGGGCAGCCACGAGTCGGTGTTCCGCAGTGACCCGGAATTGTCATGGCACTGGGACATGGCGCGACGGCAGTTCTTCGGTGAGTCGCTGCCGATGATCGAGCAACTGATCGAAGACGGTCGCCGCGGCCTGCCGCCGCCGTGGACCGCCGCGGAGTTCACCACGCGCTACGTGCCCACTCTGCAGTCGCTTGAGGCGCTGCGCGATGGCTACCTGAGCGTGTCCATCGCCCGCTTTGAACGCACCCGCAACCGCGAAGCGACGCGCCTGGTCGTGCTGGTGGCGACGGTGCTGGGTACGCTGCTGGTGCTGGGCGTGGCCCTGCGCATTGCCCATCGGCAGATCCTGCGGCCGCTGCTGCAGGCGCAGAAGCAGGTCATCCAGATCGCCTCGGAGGCACCGGGGCCGGAGCAGCATGTCACCCACCCGCTGGCCGAAATGCAGCGCCTGTTCGATGCGATCGAGGTCCTGCGCGAGAAGTCGCGCGAGCGCTCTGCGCTGACCAGCGAACTGCGCCAGCTGGCAGGTACCGATGAATTGACCGGGCTGTTGAACCGGCGCGCGCTGGAAGAAAGGGTGCAGCAGCGGCATGCCGAAGGAGGCGCCGGCGCCGTGGTGATCCTGCTGGACGTGGACCGGTTCAAAGCGATCAACGACGGCCACGGTCACGATGCCGGTGACGAAGTGCTGGTGCAGGTGGCGCAGTTGCTGCAACGGCACCTGCGCCGCAGCGACAGCATCGCCCGCTATGGTGGTGAAGAGTTCCTGGTGCTGTTGGCCGACGGTGATCTGGCCGGCGGCCGCCAGCTGGCCGAGTCATTGCGATTGGCCCTGCAGCAGATGGACATCGCGCTGGCCGGCGGCACAGTGCTGCGGGTGACCGCCAGTTTCGGCGTGGCCGAGGGCGGCACCGACGCACTGGGCTGGCGCACCCTGCTGCGTGCAGCCGATGCGGCCATGTACCGGGCCAAGGCGCAGGGGCGTGATCGGGTACGGGTGGCGGGGGGCGGTCGTGGCGCCCGCTGA
- a CDS encoding sensor domain-containing diguanylate cyclase: MPFLTDSTEVAVEGAGAARRIGWMRFVGNGLGAIPIASIMLERQDGALPWVLLLLNALAWPALALVLTQRSRKPAAVQFRCMVADSLFGGGWIAFMALSAVPSALFAALLVADKIAAGGVRLAMRATLALVVGFALTWWALGFPYQPVSSQRTIVLSVPFLFVYGIGLSILSWQLARRVKSQNRQLQRLSRMDPLVELANRGFLILRAQQALDKAQGQGGFACLLMLDVDDFKHINDSHGHRAGDEVLRHIASTLRAFARPGDTPARLGGDEFVVLLHDCAPVDAMHVAERVRLHLLEAARQATPGVEFSVSIGIAATPRGGSVEDWLALADRALYHAKRQGKNTASYGE; encoded by the coding sequence ATGCCGTTCTTGACTGACTCGACGGAGGTCGCGGTCGAAGGCGCCGGCGCGGCACGGCGCATCGGCTGGATGCGCTTCGTGGGCAATGGCCTGGGCGCGATCCCCATCGCCTCGATCATGCTGGAGCGCCAGGATGGCGCGCTGCCCTGGGTCCTGTTGCTGCTCAATGCGCTGGCATGGCCGGCGCTGGCGCTGGTGCTGACCCAACGCTCGCGCAAGCCGGCCGCGGTCCAGTTCCGCTGCATGGTGGCCGACTCATTGTTCGGCGGCGGCTGGATCGCGTTCATGGCCTTGAGCGCCGTACCCAGTGCACTGTTCGCAGCATTGCTGGTGGCCGACAAGATCGCGGCCGGCGGCGTGCGCCTGGCGATGCGGGCAACGCTGGCTCTGGTGGTGGGCTTCGCGCTCACCTGGTGGGCGCTCGGGTTTCCTTACCAACCCGTGTCGTCGCAACGCACGATCGTGCTCAGCGTGCCGTTCCTGTTCGTCTACGGCATCGGGCTCAGCATCCTCAGCTGGCAGCTGGCGCGTCGGGTGAAGTCGCAGAACCGCCAGCTGCAGCGTCTGAGCCGGATGGATCCGCTGGTCGAACTGGCCAATCGCGGCTTCCTGATCCTGCGTGCGCAGCAGGCGCTGGACAAAGCGCAGGGGCAGGGCGGCTTTGCCTGCCTGTTGATGCTCGATGTGGATGACTTCAAGCACATCAATGATTCGCACGGGCACCGCGCCGGTGATGAAGTACTGCGGCACATCGCCTCGACCCTGCGCGCCTTCGCCCGGCCCGGTGATACACCAGCGCGCCTGGGCGGCGACGAGTTTGTCGTGCTGCTGCACGACTGCGCGCCCGTGGATGCGATGCATGTGGCCGAACGGGTTCGCCTGCACCTGCTCGAAGCGGCACGGCAGGCGACCCCGGGCGTTGAGTTCAGCGTGAGCATCGGGATTGCTGCCACGCCGCGCGGCGGCAGCGTGGAGGACTGGCTGGCCCTGGCCGACCGCGCGCTTTACCACGCCAAGCGGCAGGGCAAGAACACCGCCAGCTATGGCGAGTGA
- a CDS encoding nucleoside permease — protein MTHAMSRLGAMMFLQFFIWGAWFVTLGTYLVQGPLQASASQVATAFLSQSIGAIVAPFLVGLIADRYFAAQRILAVLHLAGAVLMWLASTATSFSMFSTCVMGYMLLFMPTLALANSVAMRHMQSPEKQFPLVRVAGSVGWIVAGVLIGWLGWEQAHRLELTFQMAAVASLVLGLYAFTLPHTPPLAKQRDAGLGQILGLDSLRLLKSRAYLVFFLASIAICIPLSFYYNFTNPYLNDLGVRGAAGLQSLGQVSEVLLMLAMPFLFVRLGVKTMLAVGMAAWVVRYVMFAFGDAGGGFSLLVIGIVLHGICYDFFFVTGQIYTDAHAGPAARSSAQGFITLATYGVGMLIGTFLSGAVVEHFTSEAGPDWQQIWLFPAGVALVVLIAFLLLFRDRPAATAAPSTP, from the coding sequence ATGACGCACGCCATGTCGCGCTTGGGCGCGATGATGTTTCTGCAGTTCTTCATCTGGGGAGCGTGGTTCGTGACCCTGGGCACCTACCTGGTGCAGGGCCCGCTGCAGGCCAGCGCCAGCCAGGTGGCGACGGCCTTCCTCAGCCAGTCCATCGGTGCGATCGTCGCTCCCTTCCTGGTCGGCCTGATCGCGGATCGCTACTTCGCCGCACAGCGCATCCTGGCGGTCCTGCACCTGGCCGGCGCAGTACTGATGTGGCTGGCCTCCACGGCCACCAGCTTCAGCATGTTCTCCACCTGCGTCATGGGCTACATGCTGCTGTTCATGCCGACGCTGGCGCTGGCCAACAGCGTGGCGATGCGGCACATGCAATCGCCTGAGAAACAGTTCCCGCTGGTGCGGGTGGCTGGCAGCGTCGGCTGGATCGTGGCCGGCGTGCTGATTGGCTGGCTGGGCTGGGAACAGGCGCATCGGCTCGAACTCACCTTCCAGATGGCAGCAGTGGCGTCGCTGGTGCTGGGCCTGTACGCGTTCACCCTGCCGCACACGCCGCCGCTGGCGAAGCAGCGCGATGCCGGGCTCGGGCAGATCCTCGGCCTGGATTCGCTGCGGCTGCTGAAGTCGCGCGCCTACCTGGTGTTCTTCCTGGCCTCCATCGCCATCTGCATCCCGCTGTCGTTCTACTACAACTTCACCAACCCGTACCTCAACGACCTGGGCGTGCGCGGCGCCGCGGGCCTGCAGTCGCTGGGCCAGGTCTCCGAAGTGCTGCTGATGCTGGCCATGCCGTTCCTGTTCGTCAGGCTGGGGGTCAAGACGATGCTGGCCGTGGGCATGGCCGCCTGGGTGGTGCGCTACGTCATGTTCGCCTTCGGCGATGCGGGCGGCGGTTTCTCACTGCTGGTGATCGGCATCGTGCTGCACGGCATCTGCTACGACTTCTTCTTCGTCACCGGCCAGATCTACACCGACGCGCATGCTGGCCCCGCCGCGCGCAGCAGCGCGCAGGGGTTCATCACCCTGGCCACCTACGGCGTGGGCATGCTGATCGGCACCTTCCTGTCCGGCGCGGTGGTGGAGCACTTCACCAGCGAGGCCGGCCCGGACTGGCAGCAGATCTGGCTGTTCCCGGCCGGTGTTGCACTGGTGGTGCTGATCGCCTTCCTGCTGCTGTTCCGCGACCGGCCGGCGGCCACCGCCGCGCCCTCCACACCCTGA
- a CDS encoding sugar phosphate isomerase/epimerase family protein, whose product MKTLKGPALFLAQFIGDTAPFDRLDTLAGWAAGLGYSGVQVPTSAPHLFDLAEAARSQAYCDDLAGMLAGHGVQITELSTHLQGQLVAVHPAYDSLFDGFAPADKRDDPAARQAWAVEQLMLAAKASQRLGLTAHATFSGALAWPYFYPWPQRPPGLVDEAFAELGRRWRPILDAFDACGVDLCFEIHPGEDLHDGATFERFLDVVDHHPRAKILYDPSHLLLQQMDYLGFIDRYHARIGAFHVKDAEYRASASSGVYGGYQDWIDRPGRFRSLGDGQIDFKSIFSKFAQYDFPGWAVLEWECCLKHPEDGAREGAAFIRDHIIRVTERAFDDFADSGADAASLHRMLGL is encoded by the coding sequence TTGAAGACGCTCAAGGGTCCAGCGCTGTTCCTGGCGCAGTTCATCGGCGACACAGCTCCTTTTGATCGGCTGGACACGCTGGCCGGGTGGGCCGCGGGCCTAGGCTATTCTGGCGTACAAGTACCGACCAGCGCCCCCCACCTGTTCGACCTGGCCGAGGCCGCACGCAGCCAGGCGTACTGCGACGACCTCGCCGGCATGCTGGCCGGGCATGGCGTGCAGATCACTGAACTGTCCACCCACCTGCAGGGGCAGCTGGTCGCCGTCCATCCCGCCTATGACAGCCTGTTCGACGGATTCGCACCCGCGGACAAACGCGACGATCCCGCCGCCCGCCAGGCCTGGGCGGTGGAACAGCTGATGCTGGCAGCCAAGGCCAGCCAGCGGCTGGGGCTGACCGCGCACGCCACGTTCTCCGGCGCACTGGCCTGGCCGTACTTCTATCCCTGGCCACAGCGCCCGCCCGGCCTGGTGGACGAGGCCTTCGCCGAACTCGGCCGGCGCTGGCGTCCGATCCTCGATGCCTTCGACGCCTGTGGCGTGGACCTGTGCTTCGAGATCCACCCCGGTGAGGACCTGCACGACGGCGCGACCTTCGAGCGCTTCCTCGACGTGGTCGATCACCATCCGCGCGCGAAGATCCTCTACGACCCCAGCCACCTGCTGCTGCAGCAGATGGATTACCTCGGCTTCATCGACCGCTACCACGCGCGCATCGGCGCCTTCCATGTGAAGGATGCGGAGTACCGTGCCAGCGCCAGCAGCGGCGTCTATGGCGGCTACCAGGACTGGATCGATCGCCCGGGCCGGTTCCGTTCACTTGGCGACGGCCAGATCGACTTCAAGTCGATCTTCTCGAAGTTCGCGCAGTACGACTTCCCCGGCTGGGCGGTACTGGAATGGGAGTGCTGCCTGAAGCACCCGGAAGACGGCGCACGCGAGGGTGCCGCCTTCATCCGCGACCACATCATCCGCGTGACCGAACGCGCTTTCGACGACTTTGCCGACAGCGGCGCCGACGCCGCATCACTGCACCGCATGCTGGGACTCTGA
- a CDS encoding sugar phosphate isomerase/epimerase family protein: protein MNIPVRRTATLALLLLAALPAFAVEAASTQKPIAVQMYTLRDAGSLDQQLKIVHDAGVHAVETVGTQGVSAPELKQLLDRYSIKAISSHVALAELRKDLDGVVAFNRSIGNTTLVVPYLDKKDRPSDAAGWTALGQELGQIAKQVRGKGMRLAYHNHDFELADFNGRTGLELLFAAAGPDLQTELDLAWVARSGHDPAVMLGKFRGRLFAVHAKDNAPKGQAEDEGGFAAVGQGVLDWNAILPAAAAAGVPWYIIEHDQPRDPAKVILTGADYLREHLTTNAPAHARR, encoded by the coding sequence ATGAACATCCCTGTCCGTAGAACTGCAACCCTCGCCCTGTTGTTGCTGGCCGCTCTGCCCGCTTTCGCAGTCGAAGCCGCCAGCACGCAGAAGCCGATCGCGGTGCAGATGTACACCTTGCGCGATGCCGGCTCGCTCGATCAGCAGTTGAAGATCGTCCACGACGCAGGCGTGCATGCGGTGGAAACGGTGGGCACGCAGGGCGTCAGCGCCCCCGAACTCAAGCAGCTGCTGGACCGGTATTCGATCAAGGCGATTTCTTCGCACGTGGCACTGGCCGAGCTGCGCAAGGACCTGGACGGCGTGGTGGCGTTCAACCGCTCGATCGGAAACACGACGCTGGTGGTGCCCTACCTGGACAAGAAGGATCGCCCGAGCGATGCCGCCGGCTGGACCGCCCTGGGCCAGGAACTGGGCCAGATTGCAAAGCAGGTGCGCGGCAAGGGTATGCGCCTGGCCTACCACAACCACGACTTCGAACTTGCCGATTTCAACGGAAGGACCGGCCTGGAACTGCTGTTCGCTGCTGCCGGCCCCGACCTGCAGACCGAGCTGGACCTGGCCTGGGTGGCACGCTCCGGACACGACCCGGCGGTGATGCTGGGCAAGTTCCGCGGCCGCCTGTTCGCGGTACACGCCAAGGACAATGCGCCCAAGGGCCAGGCCGAAGATGAAGGCGGATTCGCGGCGGTGGGCCAGGGCGTTCTCGACTGGAACGCGATCCTGCCTGCTGCGGCAGCCGCCGGCGTGCCTTGGTACATCATCGAGCACGACCAGCCACGCGATCCGGCCAAGGTGATCCTGACCGGCGCGGACTACCTGCGTGAACACCTGACCACGAATGCGCCTGCCCATGCGCGGCGCTGA
- a CDS encoding Gfo/Idh/MocA family protein, translated as MRKLGIAIVGAGMIGAVHRRAALLAGAEVRGVAASSPQRAHEAAQSWNVPRAYRDIEDVITDPQVQVVHVCTPNHLHRAMAQAALEAGKHVICEKPLATTLDDAQALATLAASAGLVAAVPFVYRYHPVVREARARIAHGELGPLHLIHGSYLQDWLLDPASNNWRVDPALGGTSRVFADIGSHWCDLVEWVSGERFTEVSAAFQTVISERGDITGQSFSTPTASGAMQAVTSEDVAAAMFRTGAGTLASLTVSQVSAGRHNRLWFEIDGARASVAFNQEDAERLWIGRPDQREEIFVRGPGAGSAEQRRLSVLPAGHAQGYGQCFEAFIADTYRAIGGERPEGLPTFDDGVRSARIVDRVIASARSHAWTTIG; from the coding sequence ATGCGCAAGCTTGGAATCGCCATTGTCGGCGCCGGCATGATCGGTGCAGTGCATCGTCGCGCCGCCTTGCTGGCTGGAGCCGAGGTACGCGGCGTGGCCGCCTCGTCGCCGCAGCGCGCGCATGAGGCGGCGCAATCCTGGAATGTCCCGCGCGCCTACCGGGATATCGAGGACGTGATCACCGATCCGCAGGTGCAGGTCGTGCACGTGTGCACGCCCAATCACCTGCACCGGGCGATGGCGCAGGCTGCGCTGGAAGCCGGTAAGCACGTGATCTGCGAGAAACCGCTGGCGACGACACTGGACGATGCACAGGCGCTGGCGACGCTGGCCGCATCGGCCGGATTGGTTGCCGCGGTGCCCTTCGTCTACCGCTACCACCCGGTGGTGCGCGAGGCACGCGCACGCATCGCACACGGCGAGCTGGGGCCGCTGCACCTGATCCACGGCAGCTACCTGCAGGACTGGCTGCTGGACCCGGCCAGCAACAACTGGCGCGTGGACCCGGCACTGGGCGGTACGTCGCGCGTGTTCGCCGACATCGGCTCGCACTGGTGCGACCTGGTGGAATGGGTCAGCGGCGAGCGCTTCACCGAGGTCAGTGCGGCGTTCCAGACGGTGATTTCCGAACGCGGCGACATCACCGGCCAGAGCTTCAGCACGCCTACGGCCAGCGGCGCGATGCAGGCGGTCACCAGCGAAGACGTCGCCGCAGCGATGTTCAGGACCGGCGCCGGCACGCTGGCGTCGTTGACGGTCAGCCAGGTCTCGGCAGGACGCCACAATCGCCTCTGGTTCGAGATCGATGGCGCCAGGGCCAGCGTGGCCTTCAACCAGGAGGATGCCGAGCGGCTGTGGATCGGAAGACCCGACCAGCGCGAGGAGATCTTCGTGCGCGGCCCGGGTGCAGGCAGTGCCGAACAACGGCGGCTGTCGGTGCTGCCGGCCGGGCACGCGCAGGGCTACGGCCAGTGCTTCGAGGCGTTCATCGCCGACACTTATCGCGCCATCGGAGGCGAGCGCCCCGAGGGCCTGCCCACCTTCGACGATGGCGTGCGCTCGGCGCGGATCGTCGACCGCGTCATCGCATCGGCCAGGTCACACGCCTGGACCACCATCGGTTGA
- a CDS encoding GNAT family N-acetyltransferase translates to MLEIPTLHTVRLRLRAQQLDDFGVYAAFLASPRARGMGGPFGEVAAWGQFCHDLASWHLFGHGALMIERIDTGACIGQVGINHGPLFPEKELGWLLYDGHEGQGFATEAAGALRDWAFVVPQLPTLVSYMAPDNLASQAVARRLGGVLDEKAARSDADDLVYRYSAG, encoded by the coding sequence GTGCTTGAGATTCCAACCCTGCACACCGTGCGCCTGCGGCTGCGTGCACAGCAGCTGGATGACTTCGGCGTCTATGCCGCGTTCCTGGCCTCGCCGCGTGCGCGGGGCATGGGCGGGCCGTTCGGTGAGGTGGCGGCGTGGGGCCAGTTCTGCCACGACCTGGCCAGCTGGCACCTGTTCGGCCACGGCGCGCTGATGATCGAACGCATCGATACCGGTGCCTGCATCGGTCAGGTCGGGATCAACCACGGCCCGCTGTTCCCGGAAAAAGAGCTGGGCTGGTTGCTGTACGACGGCCATGAAGGGCAGGGCTTCGCGACTGAAGCCGCCGGTGCGCTGCGTGATTGGGCCTTCGTGGTGCCGCAGCTGCCGACCCTGGTCAGCTACATGGCGCCGGACAACCTGGCATCGCAGGCCGTCGCACGGCGTCTGGGCGGCGTGCTGGATGAAAAGGCCGCGCGCAGCGACGCGGATGATCTGGTGTACCGCTACAGCGCAGGGTAG
- a CDS encoding LacI family DNA-binding transcriptional regulator → MATIYDIAKHVGVSAGTVSRALSRPDKVLPATRARIEQAAAALGYVPNTVARTLKTQRSGKILVTVPDIANPFFAQILQGAEDAAQAVGYAVLLGDTQDQPDREERYAQMLRRNEADGMIVLGHRLPPTAREIVQQRGAAAPVVNGCEFDPALGLPSVHIDNAAAARAVMEHLYALGHERIAVVGGPPDNPLHQQRLEGVRAAAKARGRLRQLSVVPGDFSVESGHAATVALLADGAASTAVFCFSDQMALGALAACRDLGIRVPDELSVVGFDDLASSRYLTPPLTTIRQPMREIGARAVNLLLAIIEQVDVPLQQTLDFSLMVRGSTAAPGPR, encoded by the coding sequence ATGGCCACCATCTACGACATCGCAAAGCACGTCGGCGTCTCTGCCGGCACCGTGTCACGTGCACTTTCGCGGCCGGACAAGGTGCTGCCGGCGACGCGCGCGCGCATCGAGCAGGCTGCTGCCGCGTTGGGCTACGTGCCCAATACGGTGGCCCGTACGCTCAAGACCCAGCGCAGCGGCAAGATCCTGGTCACCGTTCCGGATATTGCCAATCCGTTCTTCGCGCAGATCCTGCAGGGGGCGGAAGACGCCGCGCAGGCCGTCGGCTATGCAGTGCTGCTGGGCGATACGCAGGACCAACCCGACCGCGAGGAGCGCTACGCGCAGATGCTCCGGCGCAACGAGGCCGACGGCATGATCGTGCTCGGCCATCGCCTGCCACCGACGGCGCGCGAGATTGTCCAGCAGAGGGGGGCTGCCGCGCCGGTGGTCAACGGATGCGAGTTCGACCCCGCGCTGGGCCTGCCCAGTGTGCACATCGACAATGCCGCCGCTGCACGTGCCGTCATGGAGCATTTGTACGCACTGGGCCATGAACGGATCGCCGTGGTCGGCGGGCCGCCGGATAATCCCCTGCACCAGCAACGCCTGGAAGGGGTGCGAGCCGCCGCCAAGGCGCGCGGCCGCCTGCGCCAGCTGAGCGTAGTGCCGGGCGATTTCTCGGTGGAATCCGGGCATGCCGCAACGGTGGCGCTGCTGGCCGATGGGGCGGCATCGACCGCAGTCTTCTGCTTCAGCGACCAGATGGCGCTGGGTGCGCTGGCGGCCTGCCGCGATCTGGGCATCCGCGTGCCGGACGAGCTGTCCGTCGTCGGTTTCGATGACCTTGCGTCTTCGCGCTACCTCACGCCGCCGCTGACGACCATCCGGCAGCCGATGCGGGAAATCGGCGCGCGCGCGGTCAACCTGCTGCTCGCCATCATCGAACAGGTGGACGTTCCGCTTCAACAGACGCTGGATTTCAGCCTGATGGTGCGGGGGTCGACGGCTGCGCCTGGGCCCAGGTGA
- a CDS encoding AI-2E family transporter, giving the protein MQDALVAQPKPPVARIAAWLMMLLGMWLALKLGLVVTLLSGLLVFQLTHVLASTVEGKLPPGRARAIAVIVLSAVIISALVLAGIGVASFFRTETGGPDALLGHLMDILNSSRHQVPALLQPYIPEDMPALRAALNDWAAEHQRQLGVAGTSAVQIGVRVLIGMVLGAMIALYDELPLPKMGPLAQELIGRTSRLATAFRQVVFAQVKISLLNTVFTAIFLLGVLPLFGVHLPLSKTLVLITFIAGLLPVVGNIISNTIITIVALSVSFYVAVAALLYLIVIHKLEYFLNARIVGGEIQARAWELLLAMLVMEAAFGLPGLVAAPVFYAYVKRELADQRWI; this is encoded by the coding sequence ATGCAAGACGCCCTCGTTGCCCAGCCCAAGCCCCCCGTTGCGAGGATCGCGGCCTGGCTGATGATGCTGCTGGGCATGTGGCTGGCGCTGAAGCTCGGCCTGGTGGTGACCCTGCTGTCGGGCCTGCTGGTGTTCCAGCTGACCCACGTGCTGGCGTCCACCGTGGAAGGCAAGCTGCCGCCGGGACGGGCGCGGGCGATTGCGGTCATCGTCCTGTCTGCGGTCATCATCAGCGCGCTGGTGCTGGCTGGCATCGGCGTGGCCTCGTTCTTCCGCACCGAGACCGGTGGCCCGGATGCGCTGCTGGGCCATCTGATGGACATCCTCAACAGCTCGCGGCACCAGGTGCCGGCGCTGCTGCAGCCGTACATTCCCGAGGACATGCCGGCGTTGCGCGCGGCACTGAACGACTGGGCCGCCGAGCACCAGCGACAGCTCGGGGTGGCCGGGACCTCGGCGGTGCAGATCGGCGTGCGGGTGCTGATCGGCATGGTGCTGGGCGCGATGATCGCGCTGTATGACGAACTGCCGCTGCCGAAGATGGGGCCGCTGGCGCAGGAGCTGATCGGGCGCACCAGCCGCCTGGCCACCGCGTTCCGCCAGGTGGTGTTCGCGCAGGTAAAGATCTCGCTGCTCAACACCGTGTTCACCGCCATCTTCCTGCTGGGCGTGCTGCCGCTGTTCGGGGTGCACCTGCCGCTGTCCAAGACGCTGGTGCTGATCACCTTCATCGCGGGCCTGCTGCCGGTGGTGGGCAACATCATCTCCAACACCATCATCACCATCGTCGCGCTGTCGGTCTCGTTCTATGTGGCCGTGGCCGCACTGTTGTACCTGATCGTGATCCACAAACTGGAATACTTCCTCAACGCACGCATCGTCGGTGGCGAGATCCAGGCCCGTGCCTGGGAGCTGCTGCTGGCCATGCTGGTGATGGAGGCGGCATTCGGTCTGCCCGGCCTGGTGGCAGCGCCGGTGTTCTATGCCTACGTGAAGCGCGAGCTGGCCGATCAGCGCTGGATCTGA